Proteins co-encoded in one Lasioglossum baleicum chromosome 3, iyLasBale1, whole genome shotgun sequence genomic window:
- the Fkbp59 gene encoding FK506-binding protein 59kD isoform X1 yields the protein MTAIDISPKKDGGVLKEIIKEGVGDETPTLGCNVTVHYTGTLLDGTKIDSSRDRNEPFKFDLKKGSVIKAWDIGVATMKKGEIAMLTCAPDYAYGAKGSPPNIPPDSTLKFEIEMIDWIGEDLSPDKDGSIERHEIVHGTRLVFPQDGALVDIHLTGMYEGKVFEDRDVQFSLGEGEDCGVIEGVEKALEKFRKGEKSRLKIQSKYAFKNVGKPEFSIPPNATVEYIVELKNFEKGVETWSLKGDGKIEQAKIYKEKGTRYFKANEYNLATKMYQKVVSFLEFTDDFKGDLKPERDSLTLSADLNLALCYLKLNQYVEAKAQCNKALDLSPKNEKALFRRGQAYLALASPESAIKDFQAVLEIEPKNSAAAKNIAICNAQIKKQLAKERKLYANMFDKFAQEDKQKEEEKLREQSDVMNVTLGEWGQEERPGGRDATAFEKENPNILMLNANGTGEFQDM from the exons ATGACTGCTATAGACATATCTCCCAAAAAGGATGGAGGTGTGttgaaggaaattattaaagaaggtgTTGGAGATGAAACTCCAACACTTGGATGTAATGTAACTGTACATTATACTGGTACCCTACTGGATGGAACAAAGATAGATTCCAGTAGGGACCGTAACGAACCATTTAAGTTTGATCTTAAAAAAGGAAGTGTTATCAAAGCTTGGGATATTGGAGTGGCTACTATGAAAAAAGGTGAAATTGCAATGCTGACATGTGCTCCTGATTACGCATATGGAGCCAAGGGTAGTCCACCAAATATTCCTCCAGATTCAACTCTCAAATTTGAA ATTGAAATGATTGATTGGATTGGAGAAGATTTGAGCCCTGACAAAGATGGTAGTATTGAAAGGCATGAAATTGTTCATGGAACACGTTTGGTATTTCCTCAGGATGGAGCTTTAGTGGATA tTCATTTAACGGGAATGTACGAAGGCAAAGTATTTGAAGATAGAGATGTACAGTTTTCTCTTGGTGAAGGAGAAGATTGTGGTGTTATAGAAGGTGTAGAGAAAGCCTTGGAAAAATTTAGGAAGGGAGAGAAATCAAGACTTAAAATTCAAAGCAAATATGCATTTAAAAATGTAGGAAAACCAGAATTTAGCATTCCTCCAAATGCAACTGTAGAATATATAGTAGAATTGAAAAACTTTGAGAAG GGTGTGGAAACATGGTCTTTAAAGGGTGACGGAAAAATAGAGCAAGCTAAGATTTATAAAGAAAAAGGAACGCGTTACTTTAAAGCAAACGAGTATAATTTAGCTACTAAAATGTATCAGAAGGTCGTTTCATTTTTGGAGTTTACAGATGACTTTAAAGGAGATCTGAAACCAGAAAGAGATAGTCTCACTTTATCTGCAGACTTAAACCTTGCTCTTTGTTACTTAAAGTTAAATCAGTATGTTGAAGCAAAAGCTCAATGTAATAAAGCTTTGGATTTAAGTCCAAAAAATGAGAAGGCATTATTTAGAAGAGGACAAGCTTATCTTGCACTAGCATCGCCTGAAAGTGCAATTAAAGACTTTCAAGCGGTTTTGGAAATAGAACCAAAAAATTCAGCAGCTGCCAAAAACATTGCAATTTGTAATGCCCAAATTAAGAAGCAATTAGCAAAGGAAAGAAAATTATATGCAAATATGTTTGACAAGTTTGCTCAAGAGGATAAACAG aaggaggaggagaaacTACGAGAGCAATCGGACGTAATGAATGTGACACTGGGTGAATGGGGGCAAGAAGAACGACCTGGTGGTAGAGATGCAACTGCCTTTGAAAAGGAAAATCCGAACATACTTATGCTCAACGCTAATGGTACTGGAGAATTTCAGGATATGTAA
- the Fkbp59 gene encoding FK506-binding protein 59kD isoform X3, whose product MTAIDISPKKDGGVLKEIIKEGVGDETPTLGCNVTVHYTGTLLDGTKIDSSRDRNEPFKFDLKKGSVIKAWDIGVATMKKGEIAMLTCAPDYAYGAKGSPPNIPPDSTLKFEIEMIDWIGEDLSPDKDGSIERHEIVHGTRLVFPQDGALVDIHLTGMYEGKVFEDRDVQFSLGEGEDCGVIEGVEKALEKFRKGEKSRLKIQSKYAFKNVGKPEFSIPPNATVEYIVELKNFEKGVETWSLKGDGKIEQAKIYKEKGTRYFKANEYNLATKMYQKVVSFLEFTDDFKGDLKPERDSLTLSADLNLALCYLKLNQYVEAKAQCNKALDLSPKNEKALFRRGQAYLALASPESAIKDFQAVLEIEPKNSAAAKNIAICNAQIKKQLAKERKLYANMFDKFAQEDKQ is encoded by the exons ATGACTGCTATAGACATATCTCCCAAAAAGGATGGAGGTGTGttgaaggaaattattaaagaaggtgTTGGAGATGAAACTCCAACACTTGGATGTAATGTAACTGTACATTATACTGGTACCCTACTGGATGGAACAAAGATAGATTCCAGTAGGGACCGTAACGAACCATTTAAGTTTGATCTTAAAAAAGGAAGTGTTATCAAAGCTTGGGATATTGGAGTGGCTACTATGAAAAAAGGTGAAATTGCAATGCTGACATGTGCTCCTGATTACGCATATGGAGCCAAGGGTAGTCCACCAAATATTCCTCCAGATTCAACTCTCAAATTTGAA ATTGAAATGATTGATTGGATTGGAGAAGATTTGAGCCCTGACAAAGATGGTAGTATTGAAAGGCATGAAATTGTTCATGGAACACGTTTGGTATTTCCTCAGGATGGAGCTTTAGTGGATA tTCATTTAACGGGAATGTACGAAGGCAAAGTATTTGAAGATAGAGATGTACAGTTTTCTCTTGGTGAAGGAGAAGATTGTGGTGTTATAGAAGGTGTAGAGAAAGCCTTGGAAAAATTTAGGAAGGGAGAGAAATCAAGACTTAAAATTCAAAGCAAATATGCATTTAAAAATGTAGGAAAACCAGAATTTAGCATTCCTCCAAATGCAACTGTAGAATATATAGTAGAATTGAAAAACTTTGAGAAG GGTGTGGAAACATGGTCTTTAAAGGGTGACGGAAAAATAGAGCAAGCTAAGATTTATAAAGAAAAAGGAACGCGTTACTTTAAAGCAAACGAGTATAATTTAGCTACTAAAATGTATCAGAAGGTCGTTTCATTTTTGGAGTTTACAGATGACTTTAAAGGAGATCTGAAACCAGAAAGAGATAGTCTCACTTTATCTGCAGACTTAAACCTTGCTCTTTGTTACTTAAAGTTAAATCAGTATGTTGAAGCAAAAGCTCAATGTAATAAAGCTTTGGATTTAAGTCCAAAAAATGAGAAGGCATTATTTAGAAGAGGACAAGCTTATCTTGCACTAGCATCGCCTGAAAGTGCAATTAAAGACTTTCAAGCGGTTTTGGAAATAGAACCAAAAAATTCAGCAGCTGCCAAAAACATTGCAATTTGTAATGCCCAAATTAAGAAGCAATTAGCAAAGGAAAGAAAATTATATGCAAATATGTTTGACAAGTTTGCTCAAGAGGATAAACAG TAA
- the Fkbp59 gene encoding FK506-binding protein 59kD isoform X2 — protein MTAIDISPKKDGGVLKEIIKEGVGDETPTLGCNVTVHYTGTLLDGTKIDSSRDRNEPFKFDLKKGSVIKAWDIGVATMKKGEIAMLTCAPDYAYGAKGSPPNIPPDSTLKFEIEMIDWIGEDLSPDKDGSIERHEIVHGTRLVFPQDGALVDIHLTGMYEGKVFEDRDVQFSLGEGEDCGVIEGVEKALEKFRKGEKSRLKIQSKYAFKNVGKPEFSIPPNATVEYIVELKNFEKGVETWSLKGDGKIEQAKIYKEKGTRYFKANEYNLATKMYQKVVSFLEFTDDFKGDLKPERDSLTLSADLNLALCYLKLNQYVEAKAQCNKALDLSPKNEKALFRRGQAYLALASPESAIKDFQAVLEIEPKNSAAAKNIAICNAQIKKQLAKERKLYANMFDKFAQEDKQEEEKLREQSDVMNVTLGEWGQEERPGGRDATAFEKENPNILMLNANGTGEFQDM, from the exons ATGACTGCTATAGACATATCTCCCAAAAAGGATGGAGGTGTGttgaaggaaattattaaagaaggtgTTGGAGATGAAACTCCAACACTTGGATGTAATGTAACTGTACATTATACTGGTACCCTACTGGATGGAACAAAGATAGATTCCAGTAGGGACCGTAACGAACCATTTAAGTTTGATCTTAAAAAAGGAAGTGTTATCAAAGCTTGGGATATTGGAGTGGCTACTATGAAAAAAGGTGAAATTGCAATGCTGACATGTGCTCCTGATTACGCATATGGAGCCAAGGGTAGTCCACCAAATATTCCTCCAGATTCAACTCTCAAATTTGAA ATTGAAATGATTGATTGGATTGGAGAAGATTTGAGCCCTGACAAAGATGGTAGTATTGAAAGGCATGAAATTGTTCATGGAACACGTTTGGTATTTCCTCAGGATGGAGCTTTAGTGGATA tTCATTTAACGGGAATGTACGAAGGCAAAGTATTTGAAGATAGAGATGTACAGTTTTCTCTTGGTGAAGGAGAAGATTGTGGTGTTATAGAAGGTGTAGAGAAAGCCTTGGAAAAATTTAGGAAGGGAGAGAAATCAAGACTTAAAATTCAAAGCAAATATGCATTTAAAAATGTAGGAAAACCAGAATTTAGCATTCCTCCAAATGCAACTGTAGAATATATAGTAGAATTGAAAAACTTTGAGAAG GGTGTGGAAACATGGTCTTTAAAGGGTGACGGAAAAATAGAGCAAGCTAAGATTTATAAAGAAAAAGGAACGCGTTACTTTAAAGCAAACGAGTATAATTTAGCTACTAAAATGTATCAGAAGGTCGTTTCATTTTTGGAGTTTACAGATGACTTTAAAGGAGATCTGAAACCAGAAAGAGATAGTCTCACTTTATCTGCAGACTTAAACCTTGCTCTTTGTTACTTAAAGTTAAATCAGTATGTTGAAGCAAAAGCTCAATGTAATAAAGCTTTGGATTTAAGTCCAAAAAATGAGAAGGCATTATTTAGAAGAGGACAAGCTTATCTTGCACTAGCATCGCCTGAAAGTGCAATTAAAGACTTTCAAGCGGTTTTGGAAATAGAACCAAAAAATTCAGCAGCTGCCAAAAACATTGCAATTTGTAATGCCCAAATTAAGAAGCAATTAGCAAAGGAAAGAAAATTATATGCAAATATGTTTGACAAGTTTGCTCAAGAGGATAAACAG gaggaggagaaacTACGAGAGCAATCGGACGTAATGAATGTGACACTGGGTGAATGGGGGCAAGAAGAACGACCTGGTGGTAGAGATGCAACTGCCTTTGAAAAGGAAAATCCGAACATACTTATGCTCAACGCTAATGGTACTGGAGAATTTCAGGATATGTAA